Proteins from one Nerophis lumbriciformis linkage group LG16, RoL_Nlum_v2.1, whole genome shotgun sequence genomic window:
- the LOC133581216 gene encoding dysbindin-like — translation MTVLHYFIMSSKGSSNHNKCLASETDNSQRLLDNDSAQHLKLKDRQLFFEEVYHQDVNNYLPSAHLQIDSRKPPMGSISSMEVNVDVLEQMDLMDVSDQEALDVFLNSGSGAGEGALASPQPEAEDDDEDEADEEAEVVYRVCPHLLRQNEVLNGSKSRLSSTSSGSSDTSGDGVDTPVIQSDDEEVHVDTQLLTSVVQPGDETEDEEEEQRGPGTKPSQRLKER, via the exons ATGACTGTGCTGCATTACTTCATCATGTCATCAAAAGGCTCAAGCAACCACAACAAATGTCTGGCAT CGGAGACAGACAATTCCCAAAGGCTGTTGGACAACGATTCAGCACAGCATCTGAAGCTGAAGGACAGACAACTCTTTTTTGAAGAAGTCTACCATCAGGATGTGAACAACTACCTTCCTTCAGCTCACCTGCAGATAGACAGCAGAAAAC CCCCCATGGGAAGTATCTCATCTATGGAGGTGAACGTGGATGTGCTGGAGCAAATGGACCTGATGGATGTCTCTGACCAAGAGGCCCTGGATGTGTTCCTCAACTCAGGCTCAGGAGCAGGCGAGGGAGCGCTTGCATCCCCACAGCCTG AGGCGGAGGacgatgatgaagatgaagcagaTGAAGAAGCTGAGGTTGTCTACCGGGTGTGTCCACATTTGCTACGGCAAAATGAAGTCCTCAATGGGTCCAAATCTCGTTTGTCGTCAACGTCATCGGGCTCCAGCGATACAAGTGGGGACGGAGTCGACACAC CTGTGATCCAGTCAGATGACGAGGAAGTTCATGTCGACACCCAACTGCTGACCTCTGTTGTTCAGCCTGGGGATGAAACAGAGGATGAAGAAGAGGAGCAAAGAGGCCCTGGTACTAAACCTTCACAAAGACTGAAGGAAAGATAA